The Vicia villosa cultivar HV-30 ecotype Madison, WI linkage group LG1, Vvil1.0, whole genome shotgun sequence genome includes a region encoding these proteins:
- the LOC131644382 gene encoding legumin J-like, whose translation MISITMAKHFLFSLCLLLFTSACLAHHSELDRFNQCQLDSINALEPDHRVESEAGLTETWNPNHPELQCAGVSLIRRTIDPNGLHLPSYSPSPQLIFIIQGKGVLGLAVPGCPETYEEPRSQSRQKQQQRDSHQKIRRFSKGDVIAIPPGIPYWTYNHGDEPLVAISLLDTSNTLNQLDSTPRVFYLGGNPEAEFPETQEQERPRRVVPFGRRGGQNQKQEESEEQNEGNSVLSGFGAEFLAQSLNTNEHTAKRLRSPRDKRGQIVKVEDGLDIISPEIQEEEQQQSHSQREEEEAHGKRSEKEEEDEEDEPLIHEIIKKWKKETEEKKRESRGQGEEKEQVEEEEKEEEEEVHREHSKGSKNGLEETICTTRIRENIARPSRADLYNPRAGRISTVNSLTLPILRNLRLSAEYVLLYRNGIYAPHWNINANSLLYVIRGQGRVRIVNSQGNPVFDDKVRKGQLVVVPQNFVVAEQAGDEEAFEYVVFKTNDRAAVSHVKQVFRATPAEVLANAFGLRKNEVTQIKYNGNRGSLVQPQSQ comes from the exons ATGATCAGTATCACAATGGCCAAACACTTTCTATTTTCCTTGTGCTTGCTGCTCTTCACGAGTGCGTGCTTAGCACATCACTCTGAGTTGGATAGGTTCAACCAATGCCAGCTTGACAGTATCAATGCATTGGAACCAGATCACCGTGTTGAGTCAGAAGCTGGTCTCACTGAAACATGGAACCCCAATCACCCTGAACTACAATGTGCTGGTGTATCTCTTATCCGACGCACCATTGATCCTAATGGCCTTCACTTGCCTTCTTATTCACCTTCTCCACAGTTGATTTTCATCATCCAAG GGAAGGGAGTACTTGGGCTTGCAGTTCCTGGTTGTCCCGAAACTTATGAAGAACCACGCTCACAATCTAGACAGAAACAACAACAACGTGACAGCCACCAGAAGATTCGACGCTTCTCTAAAGGTGATGTCATTGCCATTCCACCTGGAATTCCATACTGGACCTATAACCACGGTGATGAACCTCTTGTTGCCATTAGTCTTCTCGACACTTCCAACACTCTAAACCAGCTCGATTCAACCCCCAGA GTATTCTATCTTGGCGGAAACCCAGAGGCAGAGTTCCCCGAAACACAAGAACAAGAACGACCAAGACGCGTAGTACCTTTTGGACGTAGAGGTGGACAGAACCAAAAACAGGAGGAGTCCGAGGAACAAAACGAAGGTAATAGCGTGTTGAGTGGCTTCGGCGCAGAGTTTTTAGCACAATCACTCAACACCAATGAGCATACAGCCAAGAGACTTCGATCTCCACGGGACAAAAGGGGTCAAATCGTAAAAGTAGAGGACGGTCTTGACATTATCAGTCCTGAGATACAAGAAGAAGAACAGCAACAAAGCCACAGTCAAAGAGAGGAGGAAGAAGCTCATGGCAAACGTAGTGAAAAAGAAGAGGAGGACGAAGAGGATGAACCTCTCATCCATGAGATTATTAAAAAGTGGAagaaagaaacagaagaaaagaaACGGGAATCACGCGGAcaaggagaagaaaaagaacaagtagaggaagaagaaaaggaggaagaggaagaagtaCATAGGGAACACAGCAAAGGAAGTAAGAATGGTTTGGAAGAAACTATTTGCACTACAAGGATTCGTGAAAACATCGCTCGCCCTTCACGTGCTGATCTCTACAACCCGCGTGCTGGTCGCATCAGCACTGTTAACAGTTTAACCCTCCCAATCCTCCGCAATTTACGCCTCAGTGCAGAATATGTTCTTCTCTACAGG AATGGTATATATGCTCCACACTGGAACATCAATGCCAACAGCCTCTTGTACGTGATTAGAGGACAGGGAAGAGTTAGAATAGTGAACAGTCAAGGAAATCCAGTGTTCGACGACAAAGTGAGAAAGGGACAATTGGTGGTGGTGCCACAAAACTTTGTGGTGGCTGAACAAGCAGGAGATGAAGAAGCTTTTGAGTATGTAGTGTTCAAGACAAATGATAGAGCTGCTGTTAGCCATGTAAAACAGGTGTTTAGGGCCACTCCTGCTGAGGTTCTTGCAAATGCTTTCGGACTTCGAAAGAATGAAGTTACTCAAATTAAGTATAATGGAAACCGTGGCTCGTTGGTTCAGCCTCAATCTCAATAA
- the LOC131656187 gene encoding uncharacterized protein LOC131656187 yields the protein FSLHNVFLCFKNSTSVFLKKCSYNILNGPLQPLEPLSLALSKLRKVNLAGHSYINDPSLFHLFKNCEFLEQAILLDCHRLTNSGIVSALAERPTLRFLSFTNYSEPQDGSTLFDILRNNLSLTEIRMEYSLNFIVQNSISFMDFFVRPQLESLRLAHNSRLRDESIIAFASVFPNLQLLDLSYCTNISQQGIFHILKRCCEIKHLNLSGCLRVKLLGMNFETPKLEVLNLSRTHVDDKTLYVISKTCRRLLQLLLEHCNDVTDKGVKHVLENCSQLRQINLRGCLKVHKDVFHSMVFSRPSLRKIIVPTRSLFSNKELKLLSCQGCLFCK from the coding sequence TTCTCATTGCACAATGTTTTCCTTTGCTTCAAGAACTCGACCTCAGTTTTCCTAAAAAAATGCAGCTACAACATCCTAAATGGGCCACTACAACCACTTGAACCACTTTCATTGGCGCTTTCCAAACTCCGAAAGGTTAATCTCGCCGGTCATAGCTATATCAATGATCCATCTCTCTTCCACTTGTTCAAGAATTGTGAATTTCTTGAACAGGCCATCCTATTGGACTGTCATCGACTAACCAACTCTGGTATTGTTTCTGCTCTAGCTGAGAGACCAACACTGAGGTTTTTATCCTTTACCAATTATTCTGAGCCACAAGATGGTTCAACTTTGTTTGATATCCTTAGGAACAATCTTTCACTTACTGAAATCCGAATGGAATACAGCCTCAACTTTATTGTACAAAATTCTATTTCTTTTATGGACTTTTTTGTAAGACCTCAATTAGAGTCCCTTCGCCTGGCTCACAATTCACGGTTGAGAGATGAAAGCATCATAGCATTTGCTTCCGTTTTCCCCAATTTGCAGCTACTTGATTTGAGTTATTGCACTAACATATCTCAACAaggtatttttcatattttaaagagATGTTGTGAGATTAAACATTTGAATTTATCCGGCTGCTTAAGAGTTAAGCTACTTGGAATGAACTTTGAAACTCCCAAACTAGAAGTGTTAAACTTGTCACGTACACATGTTGATGACAAGACACTCTATGTGATTTCAAAGACTTGTCGTAGGCTTTTGCAATTGTTGTTGGAACATTGTAATGATGTCACGGACAAGGGTGTGAAACACGTGCTAGAAAACTGCTCGCAATTGAGACAGATCAATTTGAGAGGTTGTCTTAAAGTGCACAAAGATGTTTTTCACTCGATGGTATTTTCAAGGCCATCGTTGAGGAAGATAATTGTTCCGACTCGGTCTCTTTTCAGCAACAAAGAGTTGAAACTCTTGTCGTGTCAAGGATGTCTTTTCTGCAAGTAA